TCGAGGAGAACTGCACTTGGGTATCTTAATCGAAACCATGCGTCGCGAAGGTTTCGAGTTTCAGGTTTCCCAGCCACAGGTTATTTACCGTGAAGTCAACGGACAACCTTGCGAACCATTTGAACTTTTAGTGTTGGACATTCCTGAAGATGCAGTTGGTAGCTGTATCGAACGTCTAGGACAACGCAAAGGCGAAATGCAAGATATGCAAGTGGGTGGTAACGGACGTACCCAACTAGAATTTGTAATTCCCGCTCGTGGATTAATTGGTTTCCGTGGTGAATTCATGCGGATGACTCGTGGTGAGGGTATCATGAACCACAGTTTCCTCGACTACCGTCCTATCAGTGGCGATATTGAAGCCCGTAACAAAGGTGTACTAATCTCCTTTGAAGAAGGTGTTTCCACCTTCTACGCTATGAAGAACGCTGAAGATAGAGGTTCGTTCTTTATCACCCCAGGGACTAAAGTCTACAAAGGCATGATTGTAGGAGAACACAATCGTCCCCAAGATTTAGAACTGAATGTCTGTAAGACCAAGCAACTCACCAACCACCGTGCTGCTGGTGGTGATGAATTGGTTCAGTTACAAACACCTATAGACATGAGCCTAGAGCGTGCTTTGGAATACATTGGATCAGATGAATTGGTGGAAGTTACTCCCCAATCCATTCGCCTGCGGAAGATGGCGAAGAAGTTGGCGAAGAGATAGGGAGTAGGGAGTAGGGAGTAGGGAGTAGGGAGTAGGGAGTAGGAACAATCTAATCTCAAACCCCTAACCCCTAACCCCTAACCCCTAACCCCTACTAACCCCTATAACTCAAGTTAAAATCCCGCTTTGCAGATTGCGCCGGGTCTAAACCCCCATTGCGGGCGCGACGGCGCAAGTCACCAAAATCGGGCGAAGCACTGACAGCATCCTCAATACTAATTTGACCGGTAAGCATTAACTCGCACAGGGCGTGATTCATCACTTGCATTCCTTCGCTGGTGCTGCTTTCTATAAGTTGGAATGCCTCTACCTCTTCACCCTTGAGCAAGTAATCCTGCATGGCTGGTGTATTTATTAAAATTTCTAGCGCTGCTACGCGACGATTATCAGTTGTAGGAAGTAACTGTTGGGCTACGATCGCAACTAATGAGTCAACAATTTGCACGCGCATGGCTGCTTGCTCTTCTGGGTTGTAAATGTTAAGCAAGCGATTAATTGAGCCAATAGCGTTTTTGGTATGAAGAGTTCCTAAAACCAAGTGACCGGTTTGTGCGGCTTTTAATGCAGTGTCAACAGTGATGCGATCGCGCATTTCTCCAACCAAAATCACATCGGGATCTTCCCGCAACACCGACCTTAAAGCTTGGTGAAATTCATTAGTATGTAAGCCCACTTCTCGCTGGCTGATGAGAGATTTTTGAGAAGCGTGAACGTACTCAATGGGATCTTCTATAGTAATGATGTGTTTTTGCGCTGTCTCATTGAGATGGCGAATCATTGCTGCTAAAGTCGTAGACTTTCCAGAACCAGTTGGTCCCGTCACCAAGATTAATCCTTGCTTTTGACTAATCATGTATTTCAGGACTGGTGGTAAACCCAAACTCTCAATGGAAGGGACTTGCAGTGTAATTAACCGCAGTACCATCGCACCGCCACTTAAAGTTTCAAAACAATTGACACGACAGCGCAGGAATCCAGGATAAAAAACGGCTGTGTCTAATTCTTTGGTTTCTGCAAACCTTTGTCTTGCAGAAGGTGAGAGAATTTCTTCCAAATACTCTTCAAACATTTTTGGTGAAACTTTCTCTGCTTTTTCATAAGAAATCATCTCACCCCGAATCCGAAAGCGGGGAACTTCTCCCACTCGAATATGAATATCAGAAGCGTGCTGATTGTAAGCATCGCGTACTAATTGCTGAATTGAAATGGCATTTCTTTGCACTTGATTGACTTTTTGTAAAAGCGGGTGATTTGGCGGAGGTGGCGGTAGATGCGGTTGTTTTGGGTTTTTAAACCGCGACATTAAATCGTCATCCATGGGAGTTTCTTAAGGTAGATGTGGAATAAACAGAAACGTTAAACTAAATTGCTTAGAACAAGACAACGGTAGAAACAAGTTTCTACTTAAGTAAACCGTGAATATACTTAAATTCTAATTCCTGTAATTAACGCTGTAAATTGTAAATTGTAAAACTTTCAATAAGGAAAATCAAAATTTATACGAATAAAGATTAAAGCATCTCGTTGCCTAAGGGATTTCCAAGAAATAAATTACCCATTTTGTGGGACGGGCGGGGACGCCCGTCCTATATTAGTGGCAGGCGTCAATCCCGCACCAAAAGAAATTTTGGGAGATTTTTTATTTGGAAGTCCCTAAAGTCTAGAAACCTTGGTGCTCAACTTACGAAGCCTGTCTACGCAGCTTATCAACACAACTTGTAGAGACTTTACGTGTAACGTCTTTACACCAAAAGTCTGAAAACGCTACGGAAAACAGTTGGTTTTTATCCCTCTTACTCCAAAAAATTAGTGACAACCTAAAACCGAAGCAACAACTTATAATTGCCATTGATGCTTTAACAGCTATAATTCAAGAAAAAACAATATGACAAGTTTTTGACTATGAAAACTCTTCATACTACAGCAAAAGTCAATGATAGCGGTCAGCTAACGGTAGATATCCCAGTTAATATGTCTCAGGGAGAATACCAACTTGTTCTAGTTATAGAAGAACGTCCTGTTGAGAAACAAAAAACTACATTACAGGATTTCCCTGTGATTAGCATTGGCTCCTGGCCTGAAAATCTTTCTCTAAGGCGTGAGGATATGTATGGTGATGACGGGCGCTGATGCTGTTCAAAGAAATCAGGGATATAACTTTTCACGAATGATGCGCGGATTGCTATAATACAAAAATGAAACCTGTTCGTTGAGCAATGCTGTTTGGGAATAATAAATGGAAGTCCTTAATGTAAATAACAGCAGCTAGCCCAGCAACAATGAAAATTATTAAAAACATTACTAACTGGTTAGAAACCCGCGCTTGTGCTCCTGCATTCAGTGGTTGGGTTTTAATAGGAATTGCTATTTGTTTTTTTGGGGCTGGCATTAATACAATGGCAGGGTGGCTTTACGTCATTAGCGGTGTCAGTTCTGCTTTGTTAGGCTTAGCCGCGATTTTACCACCGCGATCGCTTTTGGGTTTAGTTGTCAAGCGTCTTCCTATCGAACCAGTGACAGCAGGCGACGATCTCACAGTTGAATTGGAAATCTTCAATCAAGCACGGCAACCTGTCACCTTGTTGCAAATCCAGGATATGCTGCCCTTCGTTTTAGGAAAACCCATACAGAAATCCATTGAAAGAATTCCTGATGGCGATCGCTATCGCTGGGTATACCACCAACCCACACAACGCCGGGGAATTTTTCGCTGGCAAACAGTCGAACTGGGAACTGGTGCTCCCTTGGGACTGTTTTGGTGTCGGCGTTTGCGAGAGGCTGCTGTCATGGCAATTGTTTATCCCAAAGTCCTACCCCTCACCACTTGTCCCCTCATAGATGAAATGGGAGATGAAGACAGTAAAAGAGGCGATCCCCGTGGTAGACCTTTACAAACAGCAACCCAAGGATTAACTCGCTGCCTTCGTCCTTACCGTATAGGCGACCCCATTCGTCTGATCCATTGGCGCACCAGTGCCCGTTACGGAGAGTTACGGGTGCGCGAGTTAGAAGTCATCACAGGTGGGCAAGAAATTATTATCGCTATTGATAGTGCAGGCAACTGGAACGAAGAGAATTTTGAACAAGCCGTCATTGCAGCAGCATCACTGTACTTTTACGCACATCGGCAGCAAGTGCCGCTAGCATTGTGGACAGCATCGACAGGCATAATTAGAGGTCAAAGAGTCGTTCAGGAAGCCCTAGCTGCGATCGCATCTCATGAAGATGCTTGTTTACAACCTCCCCACTCCCCCCTCATTTGGCTCACACAAAACTCGTTAACACTTTCTTCATTACCCAACGGCAGTCGTTGGATATTGTGGCAAGATGTTTCTACGGTACAAGAACAAGTTATTGTAAATAAAGATTACCCTGGCATACAGATAGACGCTCAACAACCACTCCAAACCCAGTTGCAAAAATCCATTAGATAGCTAAATCTTTCAAAACTTCAACATTCGATTCAAGACGGGGGATAACCCCCAGTAATACCCTACATTGGCTGCGGTACAATGCAAAGAAATGTTTAAATTATGAGTAGCCGAGCCGATGATGTCACCAGAGGTTAACACAAAATCCACCGAGCACAGCTTGGAGGCAATGAGGCATTTTTCAGAACAATACGCAAAGCGCACAGACACTTACTTTTGTTCTGAACCTTCTGTAACTGCAGTTGTGATTGAAGGACTTGCCAAGCACAAAGACGAACTGGGAGCACCCTTGTGTCCCTGTCGCCACTATGAAGACAAAGAAGCCGAAGTCAAAGCCACTTTTTGGAATTGTCCGTGCGTACCAATGCGAGAGCGCAAAGAGTGCCATTGTATGCTATTTCTCACTCCAGACAATGAATTTGCTGGGGAACAACAAGAAATCTCTTTAGACACCATTAAAGAAATCAGAGAGACCATGGCGTAAGCAACCCACGGCTTTAAGCCGTGGGCTTCGACCAGACTCGTTCTAGTCGAAGCCTAGCTTACCAGACTATCAGCCTTAAATAAGCTGGGTTTACATTAAGCGTTAAAGTTCTCACCTTGGAATACGAAGCTAGTTCCAAGCTCTGAAACCGAACAATTAAACAGACGTAAAGGTTTAAAGTCAGTGTTGTTTGGAGAGTACCGGATGTAAACAAAGTCAAAGCTAACATTACCCGTAAGGAGGGACTATGTCCAAAGTATTTGTTTTAGATACAGAAAAAAGACCCCTTGACCCGATTCATCCAGCACAAGCAAGACAACTTTTAAGAAATGGTAAAGCAGCAGTCTTTCGGAAATTTCCATTTACCCTCATTTTGAAAGTCACTTTCAAAACTGAAAACCCAGTTCAACCTCTAAGATTAAAGATTGACCCTGGTGCTAAAACTACTGGATTAGCAATAGTTAACGATGCAACAGGAGAAGTTGTATTTGCTGCTGAACTACAGCACAGAGGTTTTCAAATTCGAGAATCCCTTACTTCAAGAAGGCAATTACGTAGGAGTAGAAGAAATCGCAAAACCCGTTATCGCCAACCTCAAAAACACGAATGGTTTAGAAAGGGCAAGAAAAAACCAGTTCCCAAACAACGGAGAACATGGTTAGCGCCAAGTTTAATGAGCAGAGTTCATAACATTAACACATGGGTTGAGAAGTTAAGAAAACTTGCACTAATATCTGAGATTTCTCAAGAATTAGTTAAGTTTGACACTCAATTAATGCGAAATCCAGAAGTCTGTGGTCAAGAGTACCAACAAGGAACTTTAGCAGGTTACGAAACTAGAGAATACCTTTTAGAAAAATGGAAAAGATGTTGTGCCTATTGTGGCAAGAAAGATGTACCTTTACAGATTGAGCATATTCATTGTCGAGCTAAAGGAGGAGGTAACTCAATAACGAATCTCACCTTAAGTTGTGAGAAATGTAATACTAAAAAAGGGACTAAAGACATCAAAGACTTTCTTAAAAAAGACCCAGAGAGGCTAGAGGAAATTCTAGCACAAGCTAAAAGACCGTTAGCTGATACGGCTGCTGTTAATTCAACAAGATTTAGATTGTTAGAAGTTTTAAAAGCTACTGGTAACCCGGTAGAAACAGGAAGTGGTGGATTAACGAAGTTCAACCGAACTAATCAAGAACTAGAAAAAACGCATTGGATTGATGCAGCGTGTGTGGGTAAGTCCACTCCAGAAAAACTAACAATTAAAGGAGTTAAACCGTTGTTAATTAAAGCTTGTGGACATGGCACAAGACAATCTTGTAGAACCAACAAATACGGATTTCCAATACGTCATTGTGAAAGAAAAAAAATACACTTTGGATTTCAAACTGGCGACATAGTAAAAGCCATTGTCACCAAAGGTAAAAAAGTTGGTGAGTATGTTGGTAGAATCGCAACTCGTGCAACAGGAAGTTTTAATATTTCAACTAAAGATTCTCTTGTGGAAGGAATTAGCTACAAATATTGCACAACAATTCACAAAAAGGACGGTTACAATTATGTACATTAAGAAAATTGGACAGCACCTAAAGGTGCTACGGCTTCCTGCCACGCCTGAAGGACAATTGAGTTTTTACGCCGAGCTTCAAAACTCAATTTCGTGGGTTTCCGCCTTGGGGGTGTTATGAACGAAAGAATGCCCGAAGAGTTTTGGCAAGGTGTAGAGCAGTTTAATACGGGGCAGTATTATGACTGCCATGACACTTTAGAGGCTTTGTGGATTGAAGCAACAGAGCCAGAAAAAACTTTTTATCAAGGCATTCTGCAAATTGCGGTAGCACTCTATCATTTGGGTAACAATAACTTACGGGGAGCAGCGATTTTGCTTGGAGAAGGCAGCAATCGCCTGCGACGTTACCCATCGGATTATGGCGACATTGATGTGGACGAATTATTAGATCGGAGTGCGGCACTACTGACGAAATTACAACAAGCACAGCTAGAAAAGATTGCCGCTTTTAACTTGAGTCAAGAGGAAACCTCGCTTCTACCCCGGATTATAAGAATAAGGAGTGGGGAGTAGGGAGTAGGGAGTGGGGGACATGGGACACTCTCGGTCTGTAAAATTTTGTCAAGAAACTTAAAGAGTCAAGAAAGCGTCTAAAACTTTAGCCAGTAGCGATCCAAGGAGTAGTTCAAATTGTGTATTATATCTCTCTTGAGAAGTACTTGCGAGAATTAAAATAACAGGCGAGCTAATTGCCAACTTATATGAAGCCCCACTACCAGCCTCAAATGAAAATGCGCTATTCTGGATTAGCCTTGCTGCTGAGCGCTGCACTCACAAGTGCGATCGCATTACCCAGTCAAGTACAAACAGCTACCGCACAAACGCCTCAAACTTCTGCACAGCAAAACCGTCCTCTCTACATCCGTGGCAAAGTCCAAGAATATAACTCGAAAACACAAGTAGCAACTGTTCGCGGTGATGTAGAACTCGTCTACCCAGCCCGAGGGATTCAAGCAACCGCAGCGCAAGCACAATACTTTACTCGCGAACGTCAGATTATTCTCAGTGGTAATGTCTATGTATTGCAAGAGGGACGCAATAGTATTAAAGCTGAGACGGTAACTTATTTGATTGACGAAGGACGATTTGTTGCTACACCCAAGCAGGGTCGTCAGGTAGAATCCATTTATATCGTTAACGATAACAACCAAACTACTGCACCTGCTCCTGCAACACCACCTTTGAAGAAACCTAACTAATAATGGGAATTGGGCATTGGGCATTGGGCATTTGTCATTCACCCCTATCCCCTACCCCCTACCCCCTATCCCCTACCCCCTAACCTTAGAGTGAAAATTGTCTTAGAAAATGTTCATAAATCTTATGGCAAGCGAGTCATTGTCAATCGCGTCAACATTTCGGTTGCCCAAGGAGAAATCGTTGGTTTACTCGGTCCTAATGGCGCAGGTAAAACGACGACTTTTTACATAGCGACAGGTTTGGAAAAGCCAGATCGGGGAACGGTCTGGTTAGATAAAATAGATGTGACTCCACTACCAATGCACAAAAGGGCGCGGTTGGGCATTGGATATCTTGCACAGGAAGCCAGTATTTTTCGTCAACTCACTGTACGGGAAAATATTTTGTTGGTACTGGAACAAACTAATGTGCCTCGTTGGGAGTGGACGCGGAGACTAGATACGTTACTTCAAGAGTTTCGTTTGGAAAAAGTCGCTAAAAGCAAAGGAATTCAACTTTCTGGCGGTGAAAGACGCCGAACGGAATTGGCACGGGCTTTGGCTGCAGGAAAAGAAGGACCCTCATTTTTACTTTTAGATGAACCGTTTGCTGGAGTCGATCCCATTGCCGTCTCAGAAATTCAGGAAATTGTGGCTCGACTGAGCGATCGCAATATGGGTATCCTAATTACAGACCATAATGTCCGCGAAACTCTTGCCATTACAGATCGCGGTTATATTATGCGTGAAGGACAGATTCTTGCTTCTGGCACATCTGATGAACTTTACAAAAATCCTTTAGTGCGTCAGTACTATTTAGGAGATAATTTCCAGGTATAGTTAAGTGTAGAAAGATTTAAATTTCTCATATTTTTCTTTTTTATTTTAATAGTTACTCTTTTAGATTCTTGTAACTCGATGAAAACTAGATTCCTCAATCCCAAATTGTCATTGTTAGCTTTAAATAACAAATAACAACTAACAAATAACAACTAACAAATGGCACAAATCAAGTCTTTCTATACATTCAATTCGCTGTTACCCTTTTCGCTCATGGATCGTTACCTGGTCAGCGAATTAATACCACCATTTTTGTTTGGCGTAGGAGCATTTACATCAATTGGTGTTTCAATTGATGTTGTCTTTGAATTAATCAGAAAGATAGTTGAATCCGGGCTACCATTGACTATTGCCATTCAAATTTTCTTCCTGAAGATGTCAGGTTTCATCGTCTATGCTTTCCCCATGTCCACTTTGTTGGCTACTTTGATGACTTACAGTCGTCTTTCCAGTGAAAGCGAACTGATAGCCTTACGTGGATGCGGGGTGAGTGTTTACCGCATGGTACTGACTGCAGTGATGTTGAGTTTTGTAGTCACGGGATTATCATTTTTGTTTAACGAGCAAATTGTACCCGCAGCAAATTACCAAGCATCTCAAATTTTAGATAAGGCATTAAAGTCAGACCAACCTGCGATCGTGAAGCGACAAAATCTTTTCTACCCAGAGTACCAAAAGATCAAGCAGGAGGATGGGAGTAAGAAAAAAGTCCTGACACGCTTGTTCTACGCGGACGAATTTGATGGAAAACAAATGAAAGGTTTGACCATTCTAGACCGTTCCCAAGACGGGGTGAATCAAATCGTTGTTTCAGAATCAGGGGAATGGAATCCGGCTCAGAATGTATGGGATTTTTACAACGGGACTATTTATCTAGTTGCTTCAGATAGCTCATACCGCAATATTCTACGGTTTGAACGCCAACAACTGAAATTACCGCGTACAGCGTTGGATTTGGCACAGAAAAGCCGAGATTATGGTGAGATGAACATAGCCCAAGCCTTGGAACAACTGGAAATTGAACGTTTGGGCGGTGATGAGCAAAAAATTCGCAAACTCCAAGTTCGGATTCAACAGAAAATCTCCTTACCCTTTGTCTGTGTTGTTTTTGGATTGGTAGGTGCAGCGATGGGAACAATACCACAACGAACTGGTAGAGGAACAAGTTTTGGTATTAGCATTATAGTTATTTTCACTTACTATTTATTGTGGTTTATCAGTGGTGCAATGGGGGAAGCTGCTGTTCTTTCTCCGTTTATGGCTGCTTGGTTGTCAAATTTCGTAG
This genomic interval from Scytonema hofmannii PCC 7110 contains the following:
- a CDS encoding type IV pilus twitching motility protein PilT, whose translation is MDDDLMSRFKNPKQPHLPPPPPNHPLLQKVNQVQRNAISIQQLVRDAYNQHASDIHIRVGEVPRFRIRGEMISYEKAEKVSPKMFEEYLEEILSPSARQRFAETKELDTAVFYPGFLRCRVNCFETLSGGAMVLRLITLQVPSIESLGLPPVLKYMISQKQGLILVTGPTGSGKSTTLAAMIRHLNETAQKHIITIEDPIEYVHASQKSLISQREVGLHTNEFHQALRSVLREDPDVILVGEMRDRITVDTALKAAQTGHLVLGTLHTKNAIGSINRLLNIYNPEEQAAMRVQIVDSLVAIVAQQLLPTTDNRRVAALEILINTPAMQDYLLKGEEVEAFQLIESSTSEGMQVMNHALCELMLTGQISIEDAVSASPDFGDLRRRARNGGLDPAQSAKRDFNLSYRG
- a CDS encoding DUF58 domain-containing protein, with product MKIIKNITNWLETRACAPAFSGWVLIGIAICFFGAGINTMAGWLYVISGVSSALLGLAAILPPRSLLGLVVKRLPIEPVTAGDDLTVELEIFNQARQPVTLLQIQDMLPFVLGKPIQKSIERIPDGDRYRWVYHQPTQRRGIFRWQTVELGTGAPLGLFWCRRLREAAVMAIVYPKVLPLTTCPLIDEMGDEDSKRGDPRGRPLQTATQGLTRCLRPYRIGDPIRLIHWRTSARYGELRVRELEVITGGQEIIIAIDSAGNWNEENFEQAVIAAASLYFYAHRQQVPLALWTASTGIIRGQRVVQEALAAIASHEDACLQPPHSPLIWLTQNSLTLSSLPNGSRWILWQDVSTVQEQVIVNKDYPGIQIDAQQPLQTQLQKSIR
- a CDS encoding ferredoxin thioredoxin reductase catalytic beta subunit, yielding MMSPEVNTKSTEHSLEAMRHFSEQYAKRTDTYFCSEPSVTAVVIEGLAKHKDELGAPLCPCRHYEDKEAEVKATFWNCPCVPMRERKECHCMLFLTPDNEFAGEQQEISLDTIKEIRETMA
- the iscB gene encoding RNA-guided endonuclease IscB; this encodes MSKVFVLDTEKRPLDPIHPAQARQLLRNGKAAVFRKFPFTLILKVTFKTENPVQPLRLKIDPGAKTTGLAIVNDATGEVVFAAELQHRGFQIRESLTSRRQLRRSRRNRKTRYRQPQKHEWFRKGKKKPVPKQRRTWLAPSLMSRVHNINTWVEKLRKLALISEISQELVKFDTQLMRNPEVCGQEYQQGTLAGYETREYLLEKWKRCCAYCGKKDVPLQIEHIHCRAKGGGNSITNLTLSCEKCNTKKGTKDIKDFLKKDPERLEEILAQAKRPLADTAAVNSTRFRLLEVLKATGNPVETGSGGLTKFNRTNQELEKTHWIDAACVGKSTPEKLTIKGVKPLLIKACGHGTRQSCRTNKYGFPIRHCERKKIHFGFQTGDIVKAIVTKGKKVGEYVGRIATRATGSFNISTKDSLVEGISYKYCTTIHKKDGYNYVH
- a CDS encoding DUF309 domain-containing protein; its protein translation is MNERMPEEFWQGVEQFNTGQYYDCHDTLEALWIEATEPEKTFYQGILQIAVALYHLGNNNLRGAAILLGEGSNRLRRYPSDYGDIDVDELLDRSAALLTKLQQAQLEKIAAFNLSQEETSLLPRIIRIRSGE
- a CDS encoding LptA/OstA family protein; translated protein: MKPHYQPQMKMRYSGLALLLSAALTSAIALPSQVQTATAQTPQTSAQQNRPLYIRGKVQEYNSKTQVATVRGDVELVYPARGIQATAAQAQYFTRERQIILSGNVYVLQEGRNSIKAETVTYLIDEGRFVATPKQGRQVESIYIVNDNNQTTAPAPATPPLKKPN
- the lptB gene encoding LPS export ABC transporter ATP-binding protein: MKIVLENVHKSYGKRVIVNRVNISVAQGEIVGLLGPNGAGKTTTFYIATGLEKPDRGTVWLDKIDVTPLPMHKRARLGIGYLAQEASIFRQLTVRENILLVLEQTNVPRWEWTRRLDTLLQEFRLEKVAKSKGIQLSGGERRRTELARALAAGKEGPSFLLLDEPFAGVDPIAVSEIQEIVARLSDRNMGILITDHNVRETLAITDRGYIMREGQILASGTSDELYKNPLVRQYYLGDNFQV
- a CDS encoding LptF/LptG family permease, translated to MAQIKSFYTFNSLLPFSLMDRYLVSELIPPFLFGVGAFTSIGVSIDVVFELIRKIVESGLPLTIAIQIFFLKMSGFIVYAFPMSTLLATLMTYSRLSSESELIALRGCGVSVYRMVLTAVMLSFVVTGLSFLFNEQIVPAANYQASQILDKALKSDQPAIVKRQNLFYPEYQKIKQEDGSKKKVLTRLFYADEFDGKQMKGLTILDRSQDGVNQIVVSESGEWNPAQNVWDFYNGTIYLVASDSSYRNILRFERQQLKLPRTALDLAQKSRDYGEMNIAQALEQLEIERLGGDEQKIRKLQVRIQQKISLPFVCVVFGLVGAAMGTIPQRTGRGTSFGISIIVIFTYYLLWFISGAMGEAAVLSPFMAAWLSNFVGLGIGLYLLSRVAQR